The proteins below are encoded in one region of Bacteroidales bacterium:
- the rpsO gene encoding 30S ribosomal protein S15: MYLTAENKKEIFKSFGKSETNTGAPESQIALFTQRINHLTDHLKSSKKDFATQRALLRLVGKRRRLLDYLRTRDIERYRSIIKELNLRK, from the coding sequence ATGTATTTAACAGCAGAAAATAAAAAGGAGATCTTTAAATCATTTGGTAAATCAGAAACCAATACCGGAGCCCCGGAAAGCCAGATTGCCCTGTTTACCCAGAGAATTAACCACCTTACTGATCATCTCAAGAGCAGTAAAAAAGACTTTGCCACACAGCGTGCACTTCTAAGGCTGGTAGGTAAGCGCAGGCGGTTGCTCGACTATCTCCGTACACGGGATATCGAAAGATACCGTTCAATAATCAAGGAACTGAATCTACGTAAATAA
- a CDS encoding SPFH domain-containing protein, with the protein MKTEKILTPLNGYLMFLLALVVIATAIFAGVNEIIWLLVTCILLFAFIAPGLFIVNPNSSAVMLLFGAYTGSVKQNGFFWVLPFYKRINISLRARNFESDKIKVNDKIGNPVLISVILVWKVKDTFKAAFEVNNYEDFVKVQTDSAVRKLAGTYPYDHFEDERADITLSSNFEQVNNNLEHEIAERLHMAGLEVIEARIAYLAYAPEIAQAMLRRQQATATVAARNKIVEGAVGMVESALALLLKKGIVNLDEEKKAAMVSNLLVVLCGDSQVEPVINTGTLHQ; encoded by the coding sequence ATGAAAACTGAAAAAATCCTTACCCCATTGAATGGTTATCTTATGTTCCTGCTTGCATTGGTTGTTATTGCCACAGCTATCTTCGCCGGCGTGAATGAAATCATCTGGCTTCTTGTTACATGCATTCTTTTATTCGCCTTTATTGCACCCGGCCTGTTTATCGTAAATCCGAATTCATCTGCCGTAATGCTTCTTTTTGGAGCATACACAGGAAGTGTAAAGCAAAACGGGTTTTTCTGGGTTCTGCCGTTTTATAAAAGGATCAACATTTCGTTACGGGCCAGGAATTTCGAAAGTGATAAGATCAAAGTAAACGATAAAATAGGAAACCCAGTTTTAATCAGTGTCATCCTTGTATGGAAAGTAAAGGACACCTTCAAGGCCGCATTTGAAGTGAACAATTATGAAGATTTCGTTAAAGTGCAGACCGACTCGGCCGTTCGTAAGCTTGCCGGAACCTATCCCTATGATCATTTTGAGGATGAGAGGGCAGACATTACGCTGAGTTCCAATTTCGAGCAGGTCAACAACAACCTGGAGCATGAGATCGCCGAGCGTTTGCATATGGCCGGACTCGAAGTCATTGAAGCCAGGATAGCTTACCTTGCCTATGCCCCCGAAATTGCGCAAGCCATGTTACGCCGTCAGCAGGCCACTGCCACGGTTGCAGCAAGGAACAAGATTGTTGAAGGAGCTGTGGGTATGGTTGAAAGTGCTCTTGCACTGCTTTTGAAAAAAGGTATTGTTAATCTGGATGAAGAAAAGAAAGCGGCGATGGTCAGCAACCTGCTCGTTGTCCTTTGCGGGGACAGCCAGGTAGAACCGGTTATCAATACAGGAACTTTACATCAATAG